DNA from Arthrobacter sp. PvP023:
GACTTTGCTGGCTGATGACATGGGCCTAGCGGACTCCTGCGAGGGTGAGGGACGGCAGGAAGCCCATGCGCTCATAGACCTGTCCGAGCGTCACGGAGGCAATTTCCCGGGCACGTTCGGCACCCTGGGCCAGCAGCCGGTCCAGCTCCGCCGGATCCGCCATCAGTTCATTGGTCCGGTCCCGGAGCGGCGTGATGAAGTCCACCATAACGTCCGCGAGGTCCTTCTTGAGGTGGCCGTACATCTTGCCCTGGTATTCGGCTTCGAGCTCGGGCACGGACTTCCCGGTGAGCGTCGAGTAGATGGTGAGGAGGTTGGAAACCCCCGGCTTGGCTTCGGCGTCGAACCGGATTTCCGTTCCGGTGTCAGTTACTGCGGACTTGATGCGCTTCGCGGCGATCTTGGGGTCCTCCAGGAGCTGGATGGAACCGTGGGGCGACCCGCCTGTCTTGGACATCTTGGCAGTCGGGCTTTGGAGGTCGTAGATCTTGGCGGTGGCCTTGAGGATCGTGGCCTCGGGCACCGTGAACGTGTGGCCAAAGCGGGTATTGAAGCGCTGGGCCAGGTTTCTGGTCAGCTCCAGGTGCTGGCGCTGGTCCTCGCCGACCGGGACGAGGTCGGTCTGGTACAGGAGAATGTCCGCGGCCATCAGGGTCGGGTAGGCGAACAGGCCCAGGGTTGCGGAGTCCGCCCCCGACTTCTGCGTCTTGTCCTTGAACTGCGTCATGCGTGAGGCCTCGCCGAAACCGGTGATGCAGTTCAGCGCCCAGGCCAGCTGCGCGTGCTCGGGGACATGGGACTGGACGAAGAAGATGCTCTTGTCCGGGTCGATCCCCGCCGCAATGTACTGGGCAGCCACCACACGGGTGCGCTTGGCCAGTTCCGCCGGTTCGAAATCAACGGTGATGGCGTGGAGGTCAGGAATGAAGAACACGGCGTCGTATTCAGCCTGCATGTCTACCCAGTTGCGGACGGCGCCGATGTAGTTGCCCAGGTGCAGCGAGTCCGCTGTGGGCTTGGCACCGGAGAGGATGCGTTTCTTGGTCACCGTGGAAGTCGAGCTAGTCATTGTGAGAAAAACCTTCGGGCTTAGAGCTGGTAGTCCACTACCAGCGGTGCGTGGTCGGAGAAGCGGGTGTCCCATGACGGTGCCCGGTCCACTGTCGCCGAAATGGCTGCGGCGGCGAGGGCGGGAGTGGCCATGTGGTAGTCGATGCGCCAGCCTGTGTCGGTATCAAAGGCCTTGCCGCGCTGGGACCACCAGGTGTAGGGGCCGTCGACGTTTCCCGCCAGGCCCCTGTGGACATCCCTCCATCCGATGTCTTCGCCGAAGAAGCGGTCAAAGTACGCACGTTCCTCGGGGAGGAAGCCCGCCCGCTTGACGTTGCCCTTCCAGTTCTTGATGTCCAGCTCCGTGTGGCCCACGTTCAGGTCACCCACCACGAGGGCGTGGTCGCTGTGCTTTGCCAGCTCGGGAAGGCGGCTCTCCATGACGTCCAGGAAGCGGAACTTGTCGTCCTGCTTGGGGGTCCCGGCCTCGCCGGAGTGAACGTACGCACTCACTACCGTCAGCTGGACCGGGGCACCCGCGGCGTCCGTAACGCGGAAGTCAGCCTCGACCCAGCGGCCGGCGGTGGCAAAGTAGTCGTCCCCGATGTGCGGACGGGTGGCCAGCGGCTCGGTGCGGGAGGCAATGGCCACGCCCGCGCGGCCCTTGGCTTCGGCTTCTTCATGAAGGACGAACCAGCCCTCGCCCAGGAGTTCACGGACGATCTTGTCCGGCGCCCTGACCTCCTGCAGGCAAAGGATGTCCACCTCGCGTGGCTCAAGCCACTCCGCCATGCCGTTCCGGTAGGCAGCGCGGAGGCCGTTGACGTTGACTGATGCGATGCGAAGGTGGTC
Protein-coding regions in this window:
- the trpS gene encoding tryptophan--tRNA ligase, yielding MTSSTSTVTKKRILSGAKPTADSLHLGNYIGAVRNWVDMQAEYDAVFFIPDLHAITVDFEPAELAKRTRVVAAQYIAAGIDPDKSIFFVQSHVPEHAQLAWALNCITGFGEASRMTQFKDKTQKSGADSATLGLFAYPTLMAADILLYQTDLVPVGEDQRQHLELTRNLAQRFNTRFGHTFTVPEATILKATAKIYDLQSPTAKMSKTGGSPHGSIQLLEDPKIAAKRIKSAVTDTGTEIRFDAEAKPGVSNLLTIYSTLTGKSVPELEAEYQGKMYGHLKKDLADVMVDFITPLRDRTNELMADPAELDRLLAQGAERAREIASVTLGQVYERMGFLPSLTLAGVR
- a CDS encoding exodeoxyribonuclease III, which encodes MSSALKKDHLRIASVNVNGLRAAYRNGMAEWLEPREVDILCLQEVRAPDKIVRELLGEGWFVLHEEAEAKGRAGVAIASRTEPLATRPHIGDDYFATAGRWVEADFRVTDAAGAPVQLTVVSAYVHSGEAGTPKQDDKFRFLDVMESRLPELAKHSDHALVVGDLNVGHTELDIKNWKGNVKRAGFLPEERAYFDRFFGEDIGWRDVHRGLAGNVDGPYTWWSQRGKAFDTDTGWRIDYHMATPALAAAAISATVDRAPSWDTRFSDHAPLVVDYQL